From the Garra rufa chromosome 23, GarRuf1.0, whole genome shotgun sequence genome, the window AATGCATCGAAAGTgtttttggataaaagtgtctgccaaacacattacaagtaaatGTAATCTCTGAGTGCAAACAGTGGAGCATGTCTCTAGAAATGCCATGGTCATGGGTTTAATTCCCAGGAAATGCATTAACCAATCTACTGCATGCCTGCAATGCAAGCAATTTTGGataaaatcatttgtgaaatgcatcaaatgtaaatgtaatctgAGTGCAAACAAATTAGCATGTCTCTAGAAACACCTatgtcatgggttcgattcccagggagTGCAAGAACCAATCCACTGCATACCTGCAAGGCAAGCagttttggataaaagtgtctgccaaaCACATTCCAAGTAAATGTAATCTCTGAGTGCAAACAGTGGAGCACATCTCTAGAAACACCACCATCATGGGTTCAATTCTCAGGGAGTGCAAGAACCAATCCACTGCATGCCTGTGATGCAAAtgactttggataaaaaaaaagaatctgcCAATTGCCTCACAAGTAAATGTATTCTCTGAGTGCAGTGTCTGTATATTTCAGTGGCGTACCTGTGGCCTCCACCATGCCCTCCAGGATCACCACGATCTCCAGCTCCTCATGTGCCAGGTGCTCTTTGGAGATCTCCCAGAAGGGGCTGTGCTGATTGATCTCGTGGCAGATGATGAGCGGAGACACCAGGAAGAGCCGGTCGTCTCCGGTGTCGTAGCCCACGTTCATGTCCGTCTGATTAAGAGGGATGAACTCTCCCTCCTTGGTCTGTTTGGACTTGATCAGTTTGGCTCTAATGGACGCCTCCACGATGTGCGAGTTCCGAAGGTCCCCGACGCGAAACATCAGACAAAGCCGGCCGTCGCGCATGGAGATGACGGCGTTGGTGGAGAACACAAGAGTCTCAGCGCGCTTCTTGGGCTGCGAGATCTTCACGAACATGCAGCCCACCATGAAGGCGTTGACGATGGAGCCCAGCACCGACTGCACCAGCAACAGCACGATGCCCTCGGGGCACTTGTCGGTGATCACCCGGTGGCCGTAGCCGATGGTCGTCTCCGTCTCTATCGAGAACAAGAACGCGGACACGAAGCCGTTGAGGTTGTTGACGCAAGGAGTCCACTGGTTGTCTCCTATGTGCTCCAGATCTCCTCGTATGTAAGCGATCAGCCACCACATGAAGCCGAAGAAGAGCCACGTCACGGTGTAAACCAGCACGAAGATGAACAGGTTGAACCTCCACTTGAGGTCCACCAGCGTGGTGAAGATGTCCGTCAGGTAGCGGTAGGTCTCCCGCACGTTTCCGTGGTGCACGTTGCACTTGCCGTCTTTGCGGACGTAGCGCTGGATCTTGGCGCGCTCCCTGTCCTGCAGAGGTTTGGGGACGTCGTCCCGCGCCTGCTTGGGCAGCTTGGGCTGTCGAACCGTGACGGTGCTCTCGACATCCTGCTCCATCTGGACTTCTGGAAGGTTCTGGAaggagaaacagagagagagagagagagagagagagagagagagagacgggatCAGTGAGCGGCGGCACATGTCTGAGCCTGATTACCTGGAGCTGCTGTGGGCCCATCAGTCCTCAAAACACAGAGCATCACCAAAGCCCATTTACTCCATCTGTACTGCTCTATAGCATCATATCAGAGTGCTCCAAGAATTTACAGGGCTTTAGGGTTAGCTTGATGCCACAATTTTGGCTTCGGTATGATACCAGAGAATCTGATACCTCAGAAATTCTTACCACAGGTGACAAACAAGCAGCctcaaaaaaaaaagcagaattaaAAACAGCTTGAAACAGCTTAAGAACACTGCTTGAAACCCTGCAGTGACAAATGTGTGGCTTGTTTTCAAGCATAAACACATAAAAGACATAAACAATAAAACTGAAGTgatacaattcaattttttttattattattataggactATTATTGAATTATACCAAAAGTGCAATCTACCAATAAAAACACATTGCACATTACATAGAACAAGTGCCATTTCTATTAGTTTGCATTTACACTAGACAAGTTGTTCTAGACAAGTTCAAGGAGACTTTCTAAAGCCCTTGTATTcctaaaaaaaactgtatttctaTATTCATCTGTGTCCTCTAAGATGTAAAGgtattacttttttgtttgtttttgttaaccTGGCAATACTTTTACTTAAACCCCCCACCCCTTTTTTCTGCTCAGAACTTCCGGtcaaagtcaaatgattcacaatcccaCTCCGAacttccaatctaaatcaaattattgacAAAGTTCCGATCCAAGTCAAATAATTCACAATCCGGCTCCAaacttccgatctaaatcaaatgatttgtgttatgcgaagttccgatcaaagtcaaatgattcacaatcccgCTCTGAATGTCTGATCTTCATCCGATTAGAGCGCTTCAAAATGGAaacatctggtttttgctagtgaatcgcttgaactgatTGATCAGTCATAAGTTTGAATCAATCGAAGCgattccagcataaatgactcactcagcTGATTCTGTTCATGTGTTTCTCCTTTCACGTATTCAGCtatgtttacacaacactgtcacTACTACTACTGGTTTACCTTGCTAGTTTTAtgaaattaactgaaataagcaaaaaaaaaaaaaaaaaaaaaggattatatTTTTTGAAttgtgcttattgaaaaaattCAACAGTTATTTCAAAGATACACtgtctttaaaggagtagttcactttcagaacaaaaatgtacagataatgtactcacccacttgtcatccaagatgttcatgtctttctttcttcagtcttaaagaaattgtgttttttgaggaaaacatttcaggatttttctccatataatggacttctatggtgcccctgagtttaaacttgaaaaatgcagtttaaatgcagcttcaaaagactctaaatgatcccagccgaggaagaagggtcttatctagcaaaatgatcggttattttctaaaaaccatttacaacttatatactttttaatgtcaaacgcttgtcttgccgagGTAGaaaaaatgagcatttgaggttaaaaagtatataaattgtaattttattttagaaaataacccatcgttttgctagataagacccttctttcctcggctgggatcgtttagagtcctttgaagctgcattttggaagttcaaactcagggcaccatagaagtccactatatggagagaaatcctgaaatgttttacttaaaaaacataatttccttacgactgaagaaagaaagacatgaacatcttggatgacaaatgagtgagtacattatctgtacatttttgttctgaaagtgaactaatcctttaaataattCAAGGAATATTggtattttcaagggttttccaggccttaaatttcaaaaagtcaaattcaagtgcttcaagctctttaagcaccttgtacaaacactgttttttcacaGCTGTGAAATATAGAAACAGTAGTGTATCAAATACTGAAATGAGCAAAATCAAATCAGCTCTGGCGTTTTCTACGGGTTACTGTACACTGATGAACTCCGGCCTCACATCTCATTGTGTGTGTGTTCCGAATGTAATATGGCACATAATAAAAAAAGATGTCTTATGAATTTCTTATCTTTTCATATTTGAAAGACATTTTTGTCTTTACCTCAATATCCTCCTCCTCTTGACAGACAGACTGACTCTGAAGACTAATTCTGGTGTCATCAGTCACTGGCAGCAGCAgacaacagacagacaggtaaTTCAATTGGCAgtgcatcacacacacacacacacacacacacacacacacacacacacacacacacacacacacagacacacacacacacacacacacacacacacacacacacacacacacacacagcacacacacacacacacacagcacacacacacacacacacacacacacacacacacacacacacaacacacacacacacacacacacacacacacacacacacacacacacacacacagacacagacacagacacacacacacacacacacacacagacacacagacacacacacacacacacacacacacacacacacacacacacacacacacacacacacagacacagacacacacacacacacacacagacacacacacacacacacacacacacacacacacacagacacagacacagacacacacacacacacacacacacacacacacacacacacagacacacacacacacacacacacacacacacacacacacacagacacacacacacacacacacagacacagacacacacacacacacacacacacacacacacacacacacacagacacacacacacacacacacacacacacacacagacacagacacagacacacacacacacacacacacacacacacacacacacacacacacagacacacagacacacacacacacacacacacacacacacacacagacacacacacacacacacacacacacacacagacacagacacagacacacacacacacacacacacacacacacacacacacacacacacacacacacaacacagacacacacacacacacacacacacacacacacacaacacacacacacacacagacacacacacacacacacacacacacacacacacacagacacacacacacacacacacacacacacacacacacacacacacacacacacacagacacagacacagacacacacacacacacacacacacacacacacacacacacacacacagacacacagacacacagacacacacacacacacacacacacacacacacacacacacacacacacacagacacagacacacacacacacacacacacacacacacacacacacacacacacacacacacacacacacacagacacacacacacacacagacacacagacacacacacagacacacagacacacagacacacagaaacacacacacacacacacacacacacacacacacacacacagacagacacacacacacacacacacacacacacacacacacacacacacagacacacacacacacacacacacacacacacacacacacacacacacacacacagacacacagacacagacacacacacacacacacacacacacacacacacagacacagacacagacacacacacacacacacacacacacacacacacacacagacacagacacacacacacacacacacacacacacacacacacacacacagacacacacacacacacacacacacacagacacagacacacacacacacacacacacacacacacacacacacacacagacacacacacacacacacacacacacacacacacacacacagacacagacacagacacacacacacacacacacacacacacacacacacacacacacacacacacacagacacacagacacacacacacacacacacacacacacacacacagacacacacacacacacacacacacacacagacacagacacagacacacacacacacacacacacacacacacacacacacacacacacacacacagacacacagacacacacacacacacacacacacacacacacacacacacacacacacagacacacagacacacacacacacacacacacacacacacacacacacacagacacacacacacacacacacacacacacacacacacacacacacacagacacagacacagacacacacacacacacacacacacacacacacacacacacacacaccagacacacagacacagcagacacacacacacacacacacacacacacacacacacacacacacacacacagacacagacacacacacacacacacacacacacacacacacacacacacacacacacacacacacacacagacacacacacacacacagacacacagacacacacacagacacacagacacacagacacacagaaacacacacacacacacacacacacacacacacacacacacacacagacagacacacacacacacacacacacacacacacacacacacacacacacacacacacacagacacacacacacacacacacacacacacacacacacacacacacacacacagacacacagacacagacacacacacacacacacacacacacacacacacacagacacacacacacacacacacacagacacagacacacacacacacacacacacacacacacacacacacagacacacacacacacacacacacacacacacacacacacagacacagacacagacacacacacacacacacacacacacacacacacacacacacagacacacagacacacacacacacacacacacacacacacacacagacacacacacacacacacacacacacacacagacacagacacagacacacacacacacacacacacacacacacacacacacacacacacacacagacacacagacacacacacacacacacacacacacacacacacacacacagacacacagacacacacacacacacacacacacacacacacacacacagacacacacacacacacacacacacacacacacacacacacacacacagacacagacacagacacacacacacacacacacacacacacacacacacacacacacacagacacacagacacacagacacacacacacacacacacacacacacacacacacacacacacacacacacagacacagacacacacacacacacacacacacacacacacacacacacacacacacacacacacacacacacacagacacacacacacacacagacacacagacacacacacagacacacagacacacagacacacagaaacacacacacacacacacacacacacacacacacacacacacacagacagacacacacacacacacacacacacacacacacacacacacacacacacacacacagacacacacacacacacacacacacacacacacacacacacacacacacacagacacacacacacagacacacacacacacacacacacacacacacacacacacacacagacacacagacacacagacacacacacagacagacagacacacacacacacacacacacacacacacacacacacacacacacacacacacacacacacacacacacacacacacacacacacacagacacagacacacacacacacacacacacacacacacacacacacacacacacacacacagacacagacacacacacacacacagacacacacacacacacacacacacacacacacacacacacacacacacagacacacacacacacacacagacacacacacacacacacacacacacacacacacacacacacacacacacacagacacacagacacacacacacacacacacacacacacacacacacacacacacacacacacacacacacacacagacacacacacacacacacacacacacacacacacacacacacacacacacacagacacacacacacacacacacacacacacacacacacacacacacacgtaaagCAGTGCAGCTGGTGTGTCTCCTCAAATAATGATTCTGTTCCTCTAAAGACACCATTATATACtgtagaacagaacagaataggtGAAATGGCgatttaaagaaaataataatggATATAAACTTTTATGACTTTTAAAATCCAACAAACAACAAGTGAGCACACTGACGTGATGTCAGAAATTTGAAGAGACTATTTTCACGCCAGACAGGAAgaaagcaaccacatagcaacaccccggTAACCGCCGTCAGCACCCCGACATGATTTTCCTTGAGAACAGGTAGAGGTGGAGCGTGACAGCATCACCATGGAGACGAGCAGGTGCAGCGTCTGACTAATGAGATTATTGATCAGCTGATCAGACAGTGACCTGTGGACCGAAGAGCAGCTGGAGCGGAGGCGACGCTAACACACGTGAATGAAATACAACCACGCAAAGAGAGAAATGCAGCCCGGAGCTCAGGAAAGAGACTGTGATCTCCGGTGACAGCACGTTTAAGAGGAAGAGCGGAAATGCTTTAAGAGGGACGGAGTCTGTCAATTCACATGTCACTTCACGTCATGTTGAGCAGATACAACAGCGAGCGGCTCACATCTCTGATTACTGACACACACACAATGGACACAAGACTGTTCCCAGTGCTCTTCACAGGATAACATGAACAACAAAACACAATGCAGAGGACAGAAGTGGGATAAACCAACACTTTTTAAGTTTGTTAAAGTGTATATAAACTATGGAAGCCcgccattaaataaaaaaaataattaaaaagtaattatgacgttttatctcacaattctgacttttttttttttcagtgatatAAACAATTCCtagttattaaatcagaattgcaagatataaaagtaacaattatgaatttttctcagaattgcatgacataaactcaattgcaagaaataaagtcaaaattgcaagatataaagacaCAAATCTGACTGTTTACTCACAATTGCatagtataaactcacaattgcgagaaacaaagtcagaattgtgagatataaacacaaatctgacttttttttctctgaattgcatgatataaacttacaattgcaagacataaaagtaacaattctgacttttttctcagaattgcaagacataaactcaattgcaagaaataaagtcaaaattgcaagatataaagaaacAAATCTGACtgtttactcagaattgcatagtataaactcacaattgtgaaaaacaaagtcagaattgcaagatacagtcacaattaggactttttttttaatctcagaaatgcgtgatataaactcacaattgccagaaatAGAAATTgccggacttttttctcagaattgtgagatataaacttgcaattatgagttataaagtccaattttgagggggaaaaaatactgttctcagtttatatctcacaattttgacttagtaacttgcaattgtgtgttataaagtcacagttgtgaatttatatctggcaattctgactttatttctcaaaattgtgagtttaggtcttgcaattctgacaaaaagtcagaattgtgattttatatctcataattctgagaaaaaagtcagaattgtgattttatatctcataattctgagaaaaaagtcagaattgttaatttatatctcataattctgagaaaaagtcagaattgtgagtttatattgtgcaattctgactttatttctcaaaattgcaagtttacgtcTCGCAGTTCTGTATTTAAAAACTCGCagcttctgagtttatatttaataattctgaaaaaaaagtcagaattgcaagtttgtatcatgcaattgagaaaaaaggtctttttttacGAAATGTAAACTgccaattgtgagaaaaagtcagaattgtcagataaaaagtcagaattagcatttttttattcagtggcagaaacaggctttcataacaAACAGACGGCACAGCTCAGTAAATTTCCATCATGTATTACTCTAGCGCTGAACTCACGGCGTAGTGAGAGTGAACACTAAAAAGTAAAGACGCCTGCGATCTGTGGGACGCTTCACACTCGCTGCGATTGTTTGATTCCATCTTCACACCTGCGTTACTGCAGCGCTTGTCCCTGTAAACTATACACGCACAGAACAACACCTGCGTTCACAGCACAACTCTGACATCACACCACCGCAACAGAATTAGTGTGAAAGAGCCTTGAACGCTCACCTGTGTGTGAGAGACGACTTAGTTACACactgatcacacacacacacacacacacacacacacacacacacacacacacacacacacacacacacacacacacacactctcagcaGTTGATTCTCAGGATTGTGTTTCTCCATCACTCTTTGTAGCACTAGGAAAATAGGTAATGATTTAACTTCAGTTTAATTCAATTCTATTCATCTTACTTTAGTTTCACATTTCAGTCTCAGCATGTCTCTGTTGATTCCCAATATTAGTTTGTGTTTTAAAGGGTTATTTAGAATAAAACATTGAATACTACTTTAcaattttttgttaaatgtaaaatattaaagagAGTTTAAGCCTTCAATGTGACCTTTGACCCACAATTATATTTGACTGTcgcattatgttttattttgtttaaacgTTACACAGAAGTGTTGAGTATTATACAGTTAATTCATCTGTAACCTGTTCagattaaattattatatataaaagatTATTGTTTGGAAATTTTCAAGCACAAATGACTGAGTTTCCTGAAAGTGTTCCAGGTCGCTTGAGAAAAGTGAATCCAGTGAGAGCtcagtcgtgtgtgtgtgtgtgtgtgtgtgtgtgtgtgtgtgtgtgtgtcacagatGTGTAAACATTTACTGATGTGATTAATTAACTCTCTCTAACGGCCGTCACCTGAGCccaacactctctctctctctctgtgtgtctgtCCCCTGTTGAGTCATGTTCACATGTGTCTCTCTGCAGTGTATTTCCTGTTACTGTCTCACTCTGGTCTGAGCGCCGTGTGTCTCGTCTCACTGTCACTCAAGGGAAAAACAGACGCGTTACGGCTCTGAATCCACGTGCACCTGCTCAGGATGAAAAGGAGTCGCAGACGTACAGGTGTGTCAGAACAGAACCGTGACAAGATTATATGAACCTGATAAAACAAGCCCATCTGTgcgtctgtctttctctctcttcagCCATCGATCCATTAGCAAGCTGGACAACCTGCTTTACAACCTACAGGGAGAGAaaaattaacacacacacacaccgatgTGCGTTTTAACGCCTCATTCAGATCcgctcatatttattcacagAATAAACCGCGTGCTTTGTGTCAGCGGACGGCCAAATGGACACGACATAAATAACATTGAACAAAAACTGAGAAAGACTCATATTCATGAAGCCATTGAGAAGACAAAGACTGATGCGAGAGACAATGAGCACATTACCAtcgacggacggacagacagacaggctgAGAGACAGACGGACCGGAGAGCAGCTGTAGTTGTGAGCGATGACGGCAGCGACGGCCCTCTGAGACACGGACGAGGTGTGAGCGCAATCCTCCTGAGAGCTGGAAAGGATCAAACGCGTTTGCAGCACATATTGATTGAGTCCAAAAGTAGCTTCAGAGAAAGCTTCAGATCACCCCCCCGTATCCGACGCTCGTTCTGATCTCAGTTAAACCTCAACACATGATCGCGCCACACATCATAGATGGAAACACGTCCACTACAACACGTCAATCTTCACACACAGGACAGACTGACATCTGTGTGAGACAAACAGACAGTTTCTCATGATCACACACATCTGCACAGCACTGGAACGCTGTCACTAAATAGAACACTAGAACACTGTAACACTCACTAACTGTATCACTGTCACTCACTGGAACGCTGTCACTAAATAGAACACTAGAACACTGTAACACTCACTAACTGTATCACTGTCACTCTCTGGAACGCTGTCACTAAATAGAACACTAGAACACTGTAACACTCACTAACTGTATCAATGTCACTCACTGGAACGCTGTCACTAAATAGAACACTAGAACACTGTAACACTCACTAACTGTATCACTGTCACTCTCTGGAACGCTGTCACTAAATAGAACACTAGAACACTGTAACACTCACTAACTGTATCACTGTCACTCACTGGAACGCTGTCACTAAATAGAACACTAGAACACTGTAACACTCACTAACTGTATCACTGTCACTCACTGGAACGCTGTCACTAAATAGAACACTAGAACACTGTAACACTCACTAACTGTATCACTGTCACTCACTGGAACGCTGTCACTAAATAGAACACTAGAACACTGTAACACTCACTAACTGTATCACTGTCACTCTCTGGAACGCTGTCACTAAATAGAACACTAGAACACTGTAACACTCACTAACTGTATCACTGTCACTCTCTGGAACGCTGTCACTAAATAGAACACTAGAACACTGTAACACTCACTAACTGTATCACTGTCACTCACTGGAACGCTGTCACTAAATAGAACACTAGAACACTGTAACACTCACTAACTGTATCACTGTCACTCTCTGGAACGCTGTCACTAAATAGAACACTAGAACACTGTAACACTCACTAACTGTATCACTGTCACTCACTGGAACGCTGTCACTAAATAGAACACTAGAACACTGTAACACTCACTAACTGTATCACTGTCACTCACTGGAACGCTGTCACTAAATAGAACACTTGAACACTGTAACACTCACTAACTGTATCACTGTCACTCTCTGGAAAGCTGTCACTAAATAGAACACTAGAACACTGTAACACTCACTAACTGTATCACTGTCACTCACTGGAACGCTGTCACTAAATAGAACACTTGAACACTGTAACACTCACTAACTGTATCACTGTCACTCTCTGGAAAGCTGTCACTAAATAGAACACTAGAACACTGTAACACTCACTAACTGTATCACTGTCACTCTCTGGAACGCTGTCACTAAATAGAACACTAGAACACTGTAACACTCACTAACTGTATCACTGTCACTCACTGGAACGTTGTCACTAAATAGAACACTAGAACACTGTAACACTGTCACTCTCTGGAAAGCTGTCACTAAATAGAACACTAGAACACTGTAACACTCACTAACTGTATCACTGTCACTCTCTGGAAAGCTGTCACTAAATAGAACACTAGAACACTGTAACACTCACTAACTGTATCACTGTCACTCTCTGGAAAGCTGTCACTAAATAGAACACTAGAACACTGTAACACTCACTAACTGTATCACTGTCACTCTCTGGAAAGCTGTCACTAAATAGAACACTAGAACACTGTAACACTCACTAACTGTATCACTGTCACTCTCTGGAAAGCTGTCACTAAATAGAACACTAGAACACTGTAACACTCACTAACTGTATCACTGTCACTCTCTGGAAAGCTGTCACTAAATAGAACACTAGAACACTGTAACACTCACTAACTGTATCACTGTCACTCTCTGGAAAGCTGTCACTAAATAGAACACTAGAACACTGTAACACTCACTAACTGTATCACTGTCACTCTCTGGAAAGCTGTCACTAAATAGAACACTAGAACACTGTAACACTCACTAACTGTATCACTGTCACTCTCTGGAAAGCTGTCACTAAATAGAACACTAGAACACTGTAACACTCACTAACTGTATCACTGTCACTCTCTGGAAAGCTGTCACTAAATAGAACACTAGAACACTGTAACACTCACTAACTGTATCACTGTCACTCTCTGGAACGCTGTCACTAAATAGAACACTTGAACACTGTAACACTCACTAACTGTATCACTGTCACTCACTGGAACGCTGTCACTAAATAGAACACTAGAACACTGTAACACTCACTAACTGTATCACTGTCACTCTCTGGAAAGCTGTCACTAAATAGAACACTAGAACACTGTGACACTCACTAACTGTATCACTGTCACTCTCTGGAAAGCTGTCACT encodes:
- the kcnj6 gene encoding G protein-activated inward rectifier potassium channel 2, whose translation is MEQDVESTVTVRQPKLPKQARDDVPKPLQDRERAKIQRYVRKDGKCNVHHGNVRETYRYLTDIFTTLVDLKWRFNLFIFVLVYTVTWLFFGFMWWLIAYIRGDLEHIGDNQWTPCVNNLNGFVSAFLFSIETETTIGYGHRVITDKCPEGIVLLLVQSVLGSIVNAFMVGCMFVKISQPKKRAETLVFSTNAVISMRDGRLCLMFRVGDLRNSHIVEASIRAKLIKSKQTKEGEFIPLNQTDMNVGYDTGDDRLFLVSPLIICHEINQHSPFWEISKEHLAHEELEIVVILEGMVEATGMTCQARSSYVASEIKWGYRFTPVLTLEDGFYEVDYNSFHDIYETNTPSCSARDLAEMTARSRLPLTWSVASKLSQQGLLDSQEEPREKRSGGEAEELTERNGDVANIENESKV